A window of Companilactobacillus allii genomic DNA:
ACAAATGTCTATATTGATGACACTCCAGGTTCAAAAATGACTGAAATAAGATCAAAATGTCGAAGACTTTTAAAAGAAACCGGCAAACTTGATTTGGTTATCATTGATTATTTACAATTGATCGAAGGTACCGGTCAAGAGAATAGACAACAAGAAGTGTCTGTTATTTCCCGTAATCTAAAAAAATTAGCAAAAGAATTACATGTGCCAGTAATCGCGCTATCACAGCTTTCCCGTGGTGTTGAAGCCAGACAAGATAAGAGACCGATGTTGTCAGATATCCGTGAATCTGGTTCAATTGAACAGGACGCTGATATTGTTGCCTTCTTATATCGAGATGATTATTATCGAGATGAAGATGGTGATGGTGAAAATAGTGAACCCGAAAATCAAGAAGACCAAGATGTCGGCGAAGTTGAAGTTATCGTCGGAAAAAATCGTTCAGGTCCAAGAGGAACGGCAAAGCTATTGTTCGTGAAATCGTATAATAAGTTTTCGTCGATAGCCAACATACCCGAAAACTAGAGCGTGTCGAAAGACGGTAGCTCCTGAGCATTACCTAACTGCTGATGGTATCAACGAAGTTGGTGCAATCAGTAGTTAAGTAAGCGCAGGGAGTTGTCTTTCGTAAACGCGTTTACACCACTAACGAACAAATCCCAAAAAACAAAGTGCAAGAGGAGAAATTGGATATGACAACAGTTGTTGTAGTAGGAACCCAATGGGGCGACGAAGGTAAAGGAAAGATTACTGATTACTTTAGTGGAGAAGCTAATATTATTGCTAGATATCAAGGTGGAGACAATGCAGGTCATACTTTGAATATTGATGGACAAGTTTATAAATTACGATCAGTTCCATCAGGTATTTTATATTCAGATAAAACTAGTGTTATTGGTAACGGAGTAGTTTTGAACCTTGAATCTCTAGCTGATGAATTGAAACGTTTGAACGAACAAGGTGTCAATACAGACAATTTGAAGATCTCAAATCGTGCTCAATTAATCCTTCCTTACCATATCCAATTAGATAAGTGCCAAGAAAAATCACGAGGTAATTCTAAAGTTGGTACTACTAATCGTGGTATTGGACCCGCTTATATGGATAAAGCTGCCCGTGTTGGTATCAGAATGGCAGATATTTTGGATAAAGATATCTTTAAAGCAGAACTAGAAGAAAACCTTAAACAAAAAAATGAAATGTTCACTAAGATTTATGGTGTTGAAGCCATGAAGTTTGATGATATTTTTGATAAATTTTATGAAATCGGACAAAGCTTGAAGGATCGTGTGATTGATACTTCAGCTTACTTAAATAAAGAATTAAAAGCTGGCAAGAACGTATTATTTGAAGGCGCACAAGGAATCATGTTAGATATTGACCATGGTACATATCCATACGTTACTTCATCTAATCCTGCTGGTGGTGTTACAACTGGTGCTGGAATTGGTGCACCATTGATCGATAATGTTATCGGTGTTGTTAAGGCCTATACATCACGTGTTGGTGCTGGTCCATTCCCAACAGAGCAAGATAACGAAATAGGAAACTTCTTACGTGAAGCCGGACATGAATATGGAACAGTTACACATCGTCCACGTCGTGTTGGTTGGTTAGATACAGTAGTATTGCGCCATTCAGCCAATGTCTCAGGTGTGACACATCTATCACTTAATTGTCTTGATGTTTTAACTGGATTGAAAGAAATCAAAGTATGTACAGGATATGATTTGAATGGAAAAGTCATTGATGAATATCCAGCAAACTTGAATATCTTGGCTCAATGCAAACCAGTTTATAAGACATTTGAAGGTTGGAGTGAAGATATCACTCAAGCTAAGAGTTTAAGTGATTTACCTAAACAAGCCCAAGCATATCTAGAATTCTTGAAGAGCGAATTAGGTGTTGAATATGCAACAGTTTCAGTTGGACCTGATCGCGAACAGACTATCGAAGTTCATGACGTCTGGGATAGAGCGTAACAATACACGGGTAATTTCCGAGCATTAACCTAAATAGTCCTAGTAATCACGACGTGATTACTAGGACT
This region includes:
- a CDS encoding adenylosuccinate synthase, which codes for MTTVVVVGTQWGDEGKGKITDYFSGEANIIARYQGGDNAGHTLNIDGQVYKLRSVPSGILYSDKTSVIGNGVVLNLESLADELKRLNEQGVNTDNLKISNRAQLILPYHIQLDKCQEKSRGNSKVGTTNRGIGPAYMDKAARVGIRMADILDKDIFKAELEENLKQKNEMFTKIYGVEAMKFDDIFDKFYEIGQSLKDRVIDTSAYLNKELKAGKNVLFEGAQGIMLDIDHGTYPYVTSSNPAGGVTTGAGIGAPLIDNVIGVVKAYTSRVGAGPFPTEQDNEIGNFLREAGHEYGTVTHRPRRVGWLDTVVLRHSANVSGVTHLSLNCLDVLTGLKEIKVCTGYDLNGKVIDEYPANLNILAQCKPVYKTFEGWSEDITQAKSLSDLPKQAQAYLEFLKSELGVEYATVSVGPDREQTIEVHDVWDRA